The genomic segment atatatatatatatatatatatatatatatatatatatatatatatatatatatatatttgcctTTAATTCATTCTTAAGTCGATTAAAAACACTGCaccagtatttttttttacattatattaacccctttaaatattaagaataaaattacatGGTATGTGTAGTacctttaattttataacatccaacaaattaaagaatttgattgtataaaacttataataaatgatgaaaaatatatacatgtatataaatatttatacaaagtttgttcaaataaattaaaaattttatgtcTATTATTTTCCAAATGTTCTCTATCTAGTTGTATTATATCTATTTTTGTATATACATAATACGGTCATAATTGTGGTTCACAATGCATTAAGAGtaacttattaaaataaattattaacttaaaagaaaaaatatataaaataataatattttagttaattaatcttAACTATTCACTTTCCATTAAAATCTATCATATAAGTGTCACATAAACTATAAAtgaatttatacatcaaataCACTATAATATCAATTAACGTCTCTTGAGAAACTCTTTGTCTTGCCAAAAGTTAATATATGatccaatttaaaatataaatttatatatgtagTAATGTGTAAAAACTTTCTCGTATTCTTTTCACTATCTTGCCAAAAGTTAATATATGatccaatttaaaatataaatttatatatgtaataatgTGTAAAAACTTTCTCGtatttttttcactattttagATAATTATTGAAGTAAAGAAATCTTTGTacaatataatatcaaatacTTAATTCATCAACTAAACAACAATTTACATATCCTTGATCACAACTTATATAAGTTTcgtattttcataaattttaaataattagacCACATTATAGATATGCATCTCACTTCGTTGAAAACTTATTACATCTCATCAATCAACAtactttttatatcaatttatttttaaataccaCCATTTATCgctataaaaatattaaatctcatatatatatagttatgatatttaatgtattgtaaaaaatattataatttttcgaAGCATGGTAAAAAAGTTATAAGATTGCCTTCTCgtaaatatagataaaaatacaaattaatataatatattaaagttttatgCAATGtacttttgttttgtaatgtatattttaattctagaatttttttagaaattttgataataatgaGTATTTCAGAACATAGTatgtaaaaaacataaataccAATTATATAGAGCTTGAGGTTGACTAGCATAGTACAAAATTCATTGGGATTATTTAAGATCTCAAAACGCATTAGATTTCgaaatttctcatttttataaatCCAAACTATTTTGTCTCTCTTTCAgtcacaataatatatatatatatatatatatatatatatatatatatatatatatatatatatatatattcttaatttcCTAGATAGTATAAAttggtatattttatttttcttatttttttcctaTGAATACAGTGATACTTCTTAAACTGACTTATGTTTAAGCAACAATATTcatcaatattaatttattattcagAGTTTAAGGTCTGGAGGTTAACATTGATATATTCATATTAGTTTTTCTCATAGTTTAAGATTTGGAGGTTAACCTAGATATtcctgttaatttttttttttattatgtctTATAGAATCCTAGACAACTGGTATGGTTACATGATTCAGAAGTTACATACAATACACCATATGTGTAATATGTGAAAATTACATGACTAGTTTTGTATTGTTTAGTATAACATACACAGTTGTTTGATTAAAcaacattttagttttaaaaaaattagtgtcACACTTGTATaactaaaattaagaaacaaatatattaaaaaattacaaaaaaaatttcattgttAAATTACCTGTGAATTCATCTCAAACCTCACCTAAACATGTTTGACACAGCGTAAACAAGATtcaatttaacttatatttagaaagaataatattttttttttctaattcaactGAACTTGAATCAATTTGGTTCTAACagttttaaacctaattttacaCTCCTACTTTGACCATTCAACTTTTGTCTCTgaaattttaactaattaaatttttttatatttgacatTTTAATCAGATATTTGCATATTTCAGTCTTATTGTCTCTAGCTACACAAATTTACCACTATAAATTGAAAGTACATTGGAGGAGTAAAACCATGATGtattatattacatttaatatgaattgatttttttttcaatacatACACTTTGGTACAAGAATAGACAGCTTGACGGAGGATCAAACTTCCGGCATAGATATCACACCCCAACTGAGCTACAAGCTCTTAGGctatgaataaattatttacccCACGTTCATACTGTACATGTTACATACATAATACATGTACGAACCACAGAAGTGAAATATGTTAGAATTGGGAAAAAAGAATTGAATTATTCAGGCAAAATGGGAAGCCTGGTAATACTGGTGCCATTGCCGCTGCCATCAGTAGAAGCTGAGGTTGTTTTCTTGCGGGCAACAGAAGTAGTAGATTTGGAGGGTTTATTGGTATTTATCCTCAAGGGAAGAATCTGCAACCTGGGGTTCTGTTCTGTACCTGACTTTTCAGCAGCCAACTGATAACTTTGCACCAGTTCAAGCTGAAGGGCAATAATTTCAGAACGTCTAGGAAGAAGTTCCACAGCCTCTCCACCAGGAATCACAATGTACTCTATTGCAAGTCGGACCTCCTGCcagaaaaaagtaaaagaattttaaaaagtgACAACATGAAAGAGGTTAATATATAATACTGTAGGCTTTCTCTTGTTTAAATGGATGTAATGTAATTGGGAAATAGTCTTCTAAGAATGAACCCAGACACCGATAGAGAAACAAGTAATAGCATAGATGGTCCCCAGGAAGGGATCTATTTCCCATTTGAATATACTAATTCAATTGCTAAGTGCATCTTCTTTCAGAAACCAGGATTCGAAAGCAATTGCAAGACTACAATAGACTGCACATGTTTTAattgcaaaacagaaaatggaACATGAAGTGGAGCAATCAGATACTAACTAAATAGTTGTGAAGGGTGTGTACCTCCAAGGCATCAATCTCTTCCAGAGATGGTTTTCGTTTCGGCTCATCATCCTCAATTTCAATATCCAAGCAGTCATTTAATGACTTATTTGTTGTACGGCCAAAGGATTCTAGCCCAAGGATCATTCGTACTGCCTTGACCATTTGAGCCATGGTATTGGactgaaagaaataaaagttcGTTACAAGACAGGAGATTTACACTGAAGGAAAAACTAAAGAAGCAGCAAGTGGGCACCTTGATAACAAATACTGGCACATGATGGAACTTTGCTACGCCACGGATCCATGGGTTCTGTCGTATCTCAGAACCGGTCGCTAGAATTGCATCAGCAGTTCCAATGTCATCAGTCACATCTATTACATCTTCAAGCCCCATTACCTTTGATACTTGTAATAGATCAGCTTCAAGAATCTGAATTCATTCAACGAGAAAGACATTGCCCATTCAAATTGTGATAAAGTTCCCAATCACTCAAGACCTTAATGCAACCTCAGACAATTTACCTTATGAGTATAAACTTGCATTGGTGAACTTCTCTTCATCACAGGTCCACGAGTACTCCATTTTGTGGACCAAGTGCGTGCATGGTCTTTATCACCCTTACCAGATTCACTGTCAGAACTTGTGATATTATTGTCAGTTAAACCAGATGTTTCTCTAAGATTTTCTTCAGGCACTGGAGCATAGTTTTCCAAATCCTTGGCATAATCATCCCATTGACGGACTTCAAACAATGGAGGTTTGCCTGTAATAAAAGAGATTTTCGAATTACACTTCAATTTAATAATCAACTGTTCAAATATTGTGTCAATTAATCATGACTGAAATACTTCATTACAGAAGGTGAGGAATACCTGCCAAAATGGCATCCACAGTTGCATCTAATCTATGATGAACACGGCATTCTGTTTTAGATATCATCTCAACAGCGCATGAAAACGTTGGGGGTCCTTTCCTTTCAAGAATTGTCTTCTGCACTTTCCTCTTCCTGGCTTCCTCATCCCCAAGGGTAACGCTCTATTCAAACAAATCttcaataaatattagaaatgtGGGAAAACACTACACATTCCATTTGCACATGGCTCTGAAATTTTAAGATCAATTAGCTCTTTGAAAGAAGAAGCGGGCCAGAAAGGTTGAATGTATTTAATTAGTCATTAttcatataaatcataaaagtgaaaagaaaatgaaaagtgcAACTTCGCACCTCTATGCCACCAACAAGAATCTGTAAATAAggattttttattatgttttcaaTGGTCATTCCATGTGCGGTTCCAACCAATTGAACTCCTCTTTGAGCAATGGTACTGGCTGCCAATGCTTCAAGCTCTGTTCCAATTTCATCAATTATAATGGTTTCAGGCATGTGATTTTCAACTGCTTCAATCATAACCtgaataaaatacatataaacgGTGTCACAGACGATCGTAAATGATTAGATGTCTTCCAAATAAGATGCAGTAAAGTAAAACAAAAGAATGAGATTTGTACAAACATTATGCTGAAGATTCACATTTGGAACTTGCATCCGTCTGGCTCTGCCTATTCCTGCATGAGGAACATCTCCATCCCCTCCAATTTCATTAGATGTATCCACTATTACAACACGCTTCCTGAACTCATCTGCCAGCATTCTAGCAATCTCTCTGCGCACAAAAATAACTTTCTAATTTTAGATCCTTAACTTGTTAAGGAAAACTAGTTACTTGTTAGTAAGATCCTAATTTTTGTCAATCACTTTAAATGTATTACTCTACCAAACTGAATCCATCTTAGGCGTGACTTTTAAAGTAGATATTTATAGAAAGAATGATGTATCGTACAAACAATGATTGACCAGATGGCAATGTATTTCTTTACCAGTGACATACATTCTGATTAAATTCCAACTTTATTAGCCTAAATAATAATAGACTCAGCAAGACTAGCTAATGTgtaaagatatataaaaagtGTACCTAATCAAAGTTGTTTTACCGACGCCAGGAGGTCCAATCACCAAGATAGAACCTCCATCCTCAACCAAATCACGTATGATTCCAGCACTACCACTCACAGCGCGACCCACCCGACAAGTAAGCCCAATGATTTGCATTTTCCGATTCCGAATGGCACTTATCCGATGCAACGACCTATCAATACCCGACCGGTTGTCATCAGAAAACTCACCAACCTAAACAACCCATCGCAATTACACATCAGTCATCACAACCAAGTGATGTGACCAAGCCAAGTGACTGACACcataaaaacaataacaaatcgTTATTTGTTGGAAACATTACCTTGGAAATGGCGTGGCGCAAATCTTCGTGCTCGATGGGTTGTTCGGAGATAACCCAATCGCCGGAGGGAAACCTGGCAAGAGGTTTTCTCCCCAAATCCATGACGACCTCTATGAGGCCTCCAATTTCGCGGTGGCGATAGAGCTCCCTTCGCATCTTCAGAGGGAGAAGTTCGAGGAAGAGGCTGAGGTCCTCCGGGCGGGAGGTGGAGGGCGAGGAGCCGTATAAGCGGTCGGAGGAGGGGCGACGAATCTCCGGCGAAGCCGTACATCGGAGACGGGTTGGTCGTCGACGGAGAGGGGATATGAAGTGGGAGTTTCTGAGGTAAGCGAGGGCAGAGGTTGGCACGTGAGGGTGGTAGTGGAGATCTATAAGGAGCACGTGTGAATTCAGCGCCCTCATTATTATTATGTGTTGTGTTGAATGTGCAGTGGTTATGTTATTATGGAGGGAAAGGTGaatgagaagagagaaagaagaataaagaaGAGAAGATTCTATGGTATCTTCTTTTGTTGTAGAGTTTGTGAGATTTTGTTTTCCAGTGTTGTGTTGAGAGACGTTAACGGTTTTTGGTCAGAGGCTGCTCACCACACATTGCACTATACGCATTGTTTGCCTTCACGCACCTTCAACCAAACCAACCAAACCAACCAcggacttttctttttcttattttcgccTTCCTCAATAATCACCAACAAAAATCTCAACTAAAACATTAAGAGAAAATaagttttcatataattttgttCAGTGTTCATGTGTAGAAGGTTGTACCAATGGTTGACTgttgtatttattttgttatttatgatCAGATGctttgtcttttgttttatttgatcaTGGTCAAAGGGTTCTTCAATTTACTACTATAcgcataatttattataatctagtgcttaaattttaagtataatgtGACGACGctgaaaatctataaatatcaTTAAGTTGGTGGTGTATGGTGCTCATGATTACGATTACGATAGGGTTGCTTTAGATTTAATATTCCTTACGGCAAGGAATGAGATTCCCTCCACTCAACAAATTAACAAATCATATACACCAAAACTCAATTCCcaagttttatcttttatatactAAAAACTTAATAcagtattaatataaaaaaaatattttaagcttataacaaaatatatatatatatatatatatatggggtttgctgacgcgcgtacgcctgtttttcagttggtacattttagcaatgtgtacgggttttagtagataaaaatatctttatatatcatggattctaagttttaaggttaagagtattttaataattttcattctcaaaacttaaaaaaaaaaaaaaaaaaaccccaaacccttacttacctctctcattcctctcaatcgtttatctttcatctctctcactccaacattttctctgtcatccctactgtagctccaattgaaaaaatcagaaacgcttgcctttaaacaatttgcctttgtaaagagttgagtcattgacatattcaccttcagacaaaggttcattcaagatctattcaatttcaccatctttactaatctctctaatttcatcatctgcatacgttaaatcatcatctctaaaaaaaaccctccaggccaaataccaattctttcggatgttattatgcttgtgaaaattagataaaattatatacgacaaaaattataaaattaaaactcattataaagtcattttttgtaagaaattgtttaacaacgagtgtttctgattttttccagaccaattaccaattcctttgatgtcattatggttgtgaaaatatgataaaattagataagacaaaaa from the Vigna angularis cultivar LongXiaoDou No.4 chromosome 3, ASM1680809v1, whole genome shotgun sequence genome contains:
- the LOC108324074 gene encoding protein SEEDLING PLASTID DEVELOPMENT 1; translated protein: MRALNSHVLLIDLHYHPHVPTSALAYLRNSHFISPLRRRPTRLRCTASPEIRRPSSDRLYGSSPSTSRPEDLSLFLELLPLKMRRELYRHREIGGLIEVVMDLGRKPLARFPSGDWVISEQPIEHEDLRHAISKVGEFSDDNRSGIDRSLHRISAIRNRKMQIIGLTCRVGRAVSGSAGIIRDLVEDGGSILVIGPPGVGKTTLIREIARMLADEFRKRVVIVDTSNEIGGDGDVPHAGIGRARRMQVPNVNLQHNVMIEAVENHMPETIIIDEIGTELEALAASTIAQRGVQLVGTAHGMTIENIIKNPYLQILVGGIESVTLGDEEARKRKVQKTILERKGPPTFSCAVEMISKTECRVHHRLDATVDAILAGKPPLFEVRQWDDYAKDLENYAPVPEENLRETSGLTDNNITSSDSESGKGDKDHARTWSTKWSTRGPVMKRSSPMQVYTHKILEADLLQVSKVMGLEDVIDVTDDIGTADAILATGSEIRQNPWIRGVAKFHHVPVFVIKSNTMAQMVKAVRMILGLESFGRTTNKSLNDCLDIEIEDDEPKRKPSLEEIDALEEVRLAIEYIVIPGGEAVELLPRRSEIIALQLELVQSYQLAAEKSGTEQNPRLQILPLRINTNKPSKSTTSVARKKTTSASTDGSGNGTSITRLPILPE